Proteins encoded in a region of the Gigantopelta aegis isolate Gae_Host unplaced genomic scaffold, Gae_host_genome ctg1618_pilon_pilon, whole genome shotgun sequence genome:
- the LOC121391077 gene encoding ankyrin repeat domain-containing protein 29-like: MEEEDVTFTFEQSLLQAAKAGDNNIVTILLELGANIDYQNKGGGTALMFASRTTITKLLSFYLKKMLILIFKTKKDHNGLTALMFASLDGHYQVVEFLLKQNADPNLQTQKGSTALTFASVNGHYQVIELLLKEKADPNLQDQEGWTALIFASHIGDHQVVELLLKENADPNLQAQNGWTALMFASQNGHYRVVELLLKENADPNLQDQECWTASTVASQNDHLEIAHLLEKYIDPSSSSCKELDHSINQPIEITSSDILIPDQQTEEPNKQLQNIRQQSL, encoded by the exons ATGGAAGAAGAGGATGTAACATTTACCTTTGAACAATCACTACTTCAAGCAGCAAAAGCTGgtgataataatattgttacaaTACTACTGGAGTTAGGAGCCAATATTGACTACCAGAATAAAGGGGGAGGAACAGCACTAATGTTTGCAAGTAGAACGACCATTACCAAGTTGTTGAGCTTCTACTTAAAGAAAATGCTGATCTTAATCTTCAAGACCAAGAAG GATCATAATGGTTTGACTGCTTTAATGTTTGCCAGTCTGGATGGCCATTACCAAGTTGTTGAGTTTCTTCTTAAACAAAATGCAGATCCTAATCTTCAAACACAAAAAGGTTCAACTGCATTGACATTCGCAAGTGTGAATGGCCATTACCAAGTCATCGAGCTTCTTCTCAAAGAAAAAGCTGATCCAAATCTTCAGGACCAAGAAGGTTGGACTGCCTTAATTTTTGCCAGTCATATTGGTGATCACCAAGTTGTTGAGCTTCTTCTTAAAGAAAATGCTGATCCCAATCTTCAAGCACAAAATGGTTGGACTGCTTTAATGTTTGCCAGTCAGAATGGCCATTATCGAGTTGTTGAGCttcttctcaaagaaaatgctgATCCTAATCTTCAAGACCAAGAATGTTGGACAGCATCAACAGTTGCTAGTCAGAATGATCATCTTGAAATAGCTCATTTATTAGAAAAGTACATTGATCCCAGTAGTAGTTCTTGTAAAGAATTAGACCATTCAATAAACCAACCAATAGAAATTACCAGCTCTGATATTTTAATACCTGATCAACAGACAGAAGAACCTAATAAACAACTACAAAATATAAGACAACAGAGTCTGTAG